In Xyrauchen texanus isolate HMW12.3.18 chromosome 35, RBS_HiC_50CHRs, whole genome shotgun sequence, one DNA window encodes the following:
- the LOC127628603 gene encoding E3 ubiquitin-protein ligase TRIM39-like, with translation MASTSFSEEDFSCPVCCDVFKNPVLLSCSHSVCEECIQKFWKSKRLKECPVCRRRSSKDHPPLNRGLKNLCETFLQEKSQRSSSGCEAVCSLHEEKLKLFCLDDQQPVCLVCRDSRTHKKQNFCPVDEAEKLKTALKPLQEKLRIFEEFKQNLDQTAEHIKFQARHTERKINEEFEKLHQFLHDEEAARITALREEEEQKSQMMKEKIEKMSRQISSLSHTIRVIEEQMTAEDLSFLQNLKSTVERTQCTPADPENISGVLINVPKHLSNLKFTVIRKMQENVQYTPVTLDPNTAHSNLIVSDDLISVRLSEEKQLLPDNTERFDMSLSVLGSEGFNSGIHCWDVQVGDCTRWCLGVMTESAQRKKQIFSRSGFWCVWFNDGKYDAFISPDQTSRVSVKEKLQRIRVQLDCYRGKLSFSDPLTNTHIHTFTHTFTERIFPLFVVKCKISPLMILPVNSSEKKT, from the exons ATGGCGTCTACATCTTTTTCTGAGGAGGATTTCTCTTGTCCTGTGTGCtgtgatgtttttaaaaatcctGTTCTTCTGTCCTGTAGTCACAGTGTGTGTGAAGAGTGTATTCAGAAGTTTTGGAAAAGTAAAAGATTGAAAGAATGTCCAGTTTGCAGAAGAAGATCATCAAAGGATCATCCTCCATTAAATCGGGGTTTGAAGAATCTGTGTGAGACTTTCTTACAGGAGAAAAGTCAAAGATCTTCTTCAGGATGTGAAGCAGTCTGCAGTCTTCATGaagagaaactcaaactcttctgtCTCGATGATCAACAGCCGGTGTGTTTGGTGTGTCGAGATTccagaacacacaaaaaacaaaatttctgTCCTGTAGATGAAGCT GAGAAACTCAAAACTGCACTAAAACCCTTACAGGAGAAACTGAGAATATTTGAGGAGTTTAAACAGAATTTGGATCAAACTGCAGAACATATTAAG tttcaggctcGACACACAGAGAGGAAGATTAATGAGGAGTTTGAGAAACTTCACCAGTTTCTACATGATGAAGAGGCAGCCAGAATAACAGcactgagagaggaagaggagcagaagaGTCAGATGATGAAGGAGAAGATTGAGAAGATGAGCAGACAGATttcatctctttcacacacaatcaGAGTCATAGAGGAGCAGATGACAGCTGAAGATCTTTCATTcctacag aACTTGAAGAGCACAGTGGAAAG AACCCAGTGTACACCAGCAGATCCAGAGAACATTTCAGGAGTTCTGATCAATGTCCCAAAACATCTGAGCAACCTGAAGTTCACTGTGATACGGAAGATGCAGGAAAATGTTCAATACA CTCCAGTGACTTTGGACCCCAACACTGCTCACAGTAATCTCATCGTGTCTGATGATCTGATCAGTGTGAGACTCAGTGAAGAGAAACAGCTGCTTCCTGATAATACTGAGAGATTTGATATGTCTCTGTCTGTTTTGGGTTCAGAGGGTTTTAATTCAGGGATTCACTGTTGGGATGTTCAGGTTGGAGACTGTACACGCTGGTGTTTGGGTGTGATGACAGAATCTGCTCAGAGGAAGAAGCAAATATTCTCCAGGAGTGGATTCTGGTGTGTGTGGTTTAATGATGGTAAATATGATGCATTCATTTCACCTGATCAAACATCTCGTGTCTCAGTGAAAGAGAAACTCCAGAGAATCAGAGTTCAGCTGGACTGTTACAGaggaaaactgtcattctctgatcctctcactaacacacacatacacactttcacacacacgtttactgAGAGAATATTTCCATTGTTCGTTGTTAAATGTAAAATTTCTCCTCTGATGATCTTACCAGTGAACTCCTCTGAAAAAAAGACTTAA